A portion of the Flavobacterium magnum genome contains these proteins:
- a CDS encoding DUF3822 family protein: MSASSITEKNYKKLIIRAGLEGFSFAVADTLNERVLSFDEVDFTTYPKTHKVEEHYWKAFLEYRELTRMYDEVFVLHDNALNAFVPSALFDEAYAGSYLQYNTKVFETDFFAFDTIESPEIKNVYVPYVNINNFLIDQFGPFEYRHSNTVLVTALLNLSRNVEDKLVFVHFDRQHFEIVVVQNRKLVFFNSFEYQNEADFIYYLLFTAEQLNLNPETLKLQLLGNISEDSDLFRMAYKYVRHVSLADVSTLQRRNDFSAAQNLRHFILFQS; this comes from the coding sequence ATGTCGGCGAGCAGCATCACTGAAAAAAATTACAAAAAACTCATCATCCGCGCGGGGCTGGAAGGCTTTTCGTTTGCGGTGGCCGATACGCTCAACGAGCGCGTACTGTCATTTGACGAGGTGGATTTTACAACTTATCCGAAAACGCACAAGGTTGAGGAGCATTATTGGAAAGCGTTCCTGGAGTACCGTGAGCTAACGCGGATGTATGACGAGGTTTTTGTCCTGCACGACAACGCCCTGAATGCCTTTGTGCCGTCGGCGCTGTTCGACGAAGCATATGCAGGCAGTTACCTGCAATACAACACCAAAGTTTTTGAAACCGATTTTTTCGCGTTTGATACCATAGAAAGCCCTGAAATTAAGAATGTTTACGTGCCTTACGTGAACATCAACAACTTCCTGATCGATCAGTTTGGGCCGTTTGAATACAGGCATTCCAATACGGTTTTGGTGACAGCGTTGCTCAATTTGTCGCGCAATGTCGAGGACAAGCTGGTCTTCGTCCATTTTGACAGGCAGCATTTTGAAATTGTCGTGGTACAGAACCGGAAACTGGTGTTTTTCAATTCATTCGAATACCAGAATGAGGCCGATTTCATTTACTACCTGCTTTTCACGGCAGAGCAGCTGAACCTCAACCCTGAAACCCTCAAACTGCAGCTGCTGGGCAACATCAGCGAGGACAGTGATCTTTTCCGGATGGCCTACAAGTATGTGCGGCATGTGTCGCTTGCGGACGTATCGACTTTGCAGCGCCGCAATGATTTTTCCGCCGCGCAGAATCTCAGGCACTTTATCCTTTTTCAGTCATGA
- a CDS encoding RsmD family RNA methyltransferase, translating into MRIISGKYKGRRISPPKNLPVRPTTDMSKEALFNIINNHFNFSGLKVLDLFAGTGNISYEFASRGSAPIVSVDGDFGCTRFIKQTAAAFDFDITPIKNDVFKFLEKHSSAYDFIFADPPYGMDQAQFDKIVTTVFDNGLLEEDGMMVIEHSKYTPLRHLPNFSFEKSYGGSFFSFFEFESAVTDDDDDDAEEE; encoded by the coding sequence ATGAGGATCATTTCAGGCAAATACAAGGGCAGGCGCATCAGTCCGCCGAAAAACCTCCCGGTGCGTCCAACCACCGACATGAGCAAGGAAGCGTTGTTCAATATCATCAACAACCATTTTAATTTCAGCGGTCTCAAAGTGCTGGACCTGTTTGCAGGAACGGGCAACATCAGTTATGAGTTTGCCTCGCGCGGCAGCGCACCGATTGTGAGCGTTGACGGTGATTTTGGCTGCACCCGATTTATAAAACAGACTGCTGCTGCATTTGATTTTGACATCACGCCCATAAAAAACGATGTGTTCAAATTTCTTGAGAAACACAGCAGTGCCTACGATTTTATCTTCGCCGATCCGCCGTATGGAATGGATCAGGCGCAATTCGATAAGATCGTTACTACGGTATTTGACAATGGATTGCTTGAAGAGGATGGCATGATGGTCATCGAACATTCGAAGTATACGCCGTTGAGGCACCTTCCAAATTTCTCTTTTGAGAAAAGCTACGGCGGTTCGTTCTTTTCTTTCTTCGAATTTGAATCAGCAGTCACTGATGACGATGACGACGATGCGGAAGAGGAATAG